In a genomic window of Tissierellales bacterium:
- a CDS encoding ECF transporter S component, whose amino-acid sequence MLTMKKEKISTKALVKIGVLGAIGFILMVFDFPLWFAPGFLKFDLSEVPALIGAFSLGPVAGILIQLIKNILNATIKGSSTMAVGELSNFLVGCLFVVPASAIYHRNKTFKNAVIGLIVGVIAMTIGASLSNYYVMIPFYAKLFGMSLDKIIAMGSAVNKSIVDFKSLIIYAIIPFNLLKGVIASLVTILLYKRISPILKK is encoded by the coding sequence ATGTTAACTATGAAGAAAGAAAAAATATCAACAAAAGCTTTAGTAAAAATAGGGGTTTTAGGTGCAATTGGTTTTATATTAATGGTATTTGATTTTCCATTATGGTTTGCACCAGGATTTTTAAAATTTGACCTAAGTGAAGTGCCTGCTTTAATAGGAGCTTTTTCCTTAGGGCCAGTAGCAGGAATATTGATTCAATTAATTAAAAATATATTAAATGCAACGATTAAAGGTAGCTCTACTATGGCAGTAGGTGAGTTATCAAATTTTTTAGTAGGATGCCTATTCGTAGTTCCAGCAAGTGCAATTTATCATAGGAACAAAACTTTTAAAAATGCGGTTATTGGATTAATAGTAGGAGTAATAGCTATGACTATAGGAGCTTCATTATCTAACTACTATGTTATGATACCATTCTATGCAAAGTTATTTGGTATGTCTCTGGATAAGATCATAGCCATGGGTAGTGCAGTAAATAAAAGCATAGTAGACTTTAAAAGTTTAATTATCTATGCAATAATTCCCTTTAACCTATTGAAAGGAGTTATTGCCTCATTAGTTACAATACTACTATATAAACGAATATCACCAATACTAAAGAAATAA
- a CDS encoding amidohydrolase, translating into MLIVKNGYIYTMAGEVIEGGDILIHDGKIKEIGKDLVAPLDAEIIDAEGRMITPGFIDAHCHIGLIEDGMGFEGSDVNELVDPVTPQLRAIDGINPMDETFKEAAAGGVTTAVTGPGSANVVGGQFVAIKTYGDRVDDMIVKEPVAMKVAFGENPKRVYESQKKSPITRMSTAATLRETLYKAQGYLEKKEKGLEDPSKMPEYDIKMEALLQVLKKEIPLKAHAHRADDIFTSIRIAKEFDVDITLDHCTEGHLIAEHLAKEDKPAIVGPTLSNRSKIELRNLTFNTPKVLHESGVKIAIMTDSPVIPLQYLPMCAGLAAKSGLDEYEALKAITINPAEIIGIDDRVGSIEVGKDADIVIFDGNPLKDIDCETYATIIDGNIIYKSF; encoded by the coding sequence ATGCTAATCGTTAAAAATGGATATATTTATACAATGGCGGGAGAAGTAATAGAAGGTGGAGATATATTAATTCATGATGGAAAAATTAAAGAAATAGGTAAAGATTTAGTTGCTCCTTTAGATGCAGAAATAATTGATGCTGAGGGTAGAATGATAACTCCAGGATTTATAGATGCCCATTGTCATATAGGGTTAATTGAAGATGGAATGGGTTTTGAAGGAAGCGATGTAAATGAATTGGTAGATCCAGTAACTCCCCAATTAAGAGCTATTGATGGAATAAATCCTATGGATGAGACTTTTAAAGAAGCAGCAGCAGGAGGAGTAACTACTGCAGTTACTGGACCAGGAAGTGCTAATGTGGTGGGGGGCCAGTTTGTAGCTATTAAGACTTATGGGGATAGAGTAGATGATATGATAGTAAAAGAGCCAGTGGCAATGAAAGTGGCTTTTGGAGAAAACCCAAAGAGAGTTTATGAAAGCCAAAAGAAATCTCCAATTACTAGAATGTCTACAGCGGCAACTTTAAGAGAAACATTGTATAAAGCCCAAGGTTATTTAGAAAAGAAGGAAAAGGGGCTAGAAGATCCTTCTAAAATGCCAGAATATGATATAAAGATGGAAGCATTATTACAAGTACTTAAGAAAGAAATACCATTAAAAGCTCATGCTCACAGGGCAGATGATATTTTTACATCAATAAGAATAGCAAAAGAATTTGATGTAGACATAACTTTAGATCATTGTACAGAAGGACATTTAATAGCTGAACATTTAGCAAAGGAGGACAAACCAGCAATAGTAGGACCTACTTTAAGTAATAGGTCAAAAATTGAACTTAGAAACTTAACTTTTAACACACCAAAGGTTTTACATGAATCAGGGGTAAAAATAGCTATAATGACAGATTCGCCAGTTATACCACTACAGTATTTACCTATGTGTGCAGGACTAGCAGCTAAGTCTGGATTAGATGAATATGAGGCTTTAAAGGCCATAACTATAAATCCAGCAGAAATTATAGGTATTGATGATAGAGTAGGAAGTATAGAAGTGGGTAAAGATGCGGATATAGTAATATTTGATGGGAATCCATTAAAAGATATTGACTGTGAAACTTATGCTACTATTATAGATGGAAATATTATATATAAATCTTTCTAA
- the tsaB gene encoding tRNA (adenosine(37)-N6)-threonylcarbamoyltransferase complex dimerization subunit type 1 TsaB encodes MKVLAVDTSSVVATCAVLDKEKIIGEYSLNQDLSHSEKLSPMIKELMDSLKLKIQDIDIFATAIGPGSFTGLRIGIATMNSYAHVANRPVIGISTLEALAFNLPNNDIVIPMMDARRDRVYTGIYKWIGGELFNIIEPTIMKVTELTDFINDNYEKVTVNGDGTLKYKDILENKLEEKILFAPRGFNNCRATSVGELAILKYNKGEIDNYFTLAPEYLRESQAQREFNKRQ; translated from the coding sequence TTGAAAGTATTAGCAGTAGATACATCTAGTGTAGTAGCAACTTGTGCTGTACTAGACAAGGAAAAAATAATAGGAGAATATTCATTAAATCAGGATTTAAGTCATTCAGAAAAATTATCTCCTATGATTAAGGAATTAATGGATAGCTTAAAATTAAAAATTCAAGATATAGATATATTTGCTACTGCAATTGGCCCTGGTTCTTTTACGGGGTTAAGAATAGGTATAGCAACAATGAATAGCTATGCTCATGTTGCAAACAGACCAGTAATAGGTATATCTACTTTAGAGGCGTTAGCTTTTAATTTACCAAATAATGATATAGTAATTCCTATGATGGATGCAAGAAGGGATAGAGTATATACGGGAATATATAAATGGATAGGTGGGGAACTTTTTAATATAATAGAACCTACAATTATGAAAGTAACTGAATTGACTGATTTTATTAATGATAACTATGAAAAGGTTACGGTTAATGGTGATGGAACTCTAAAGTATAAAGATATATTAGAAAATAAATTAGAGGAAAAAATATTATTTGCACCTAGAGGGTTTAATAATTGTAGAGCAACAAGTGTAGGAGAATTAGCTATTTTAAAATACAATAAAGGAGAAATTGATAACTATTTTACTCTAGCACCAGAATATTTAAGAGAATCCCAAGCACAAAGAGAATTTAATAAAAGGCAGTGA
- the tsaE gene encoding tRNA (adenosine(37)-N6)-threonylcarbamoyltransferase complex ATPase subunit type 1 TsaE, with protein sequence MFNVKLNSLEETKKFGMKLGEILKSGDLISLMGDLGAGKTTLTQSIAQGLEINDYVTSPTFTLINEYEGKLPLYHFDVYRLGSIDELYDLGYEEYFYSNGVTIVEWGDKVLDLLPKDRINIKIEKGKKFQDRIIYIYGEGNRTKEIVKEMNIN encoded by the coding sequence ATGTTTAATGTTAAACTAAATAGTCTTGAGGAAACGAAGAAATTTGGGATGAAATTGGGGGAAATATTAAAAAGTGGAGACTTAATATCTTTAATGGGGGATTTAGGGGCAGGAAAAACTACTTTAACTCAATCTATTGCCCAAGGTTTAGAAATTAATGATTATGTTACAAGCCCCACTTTTACTTTAATAAATGAATATGAAGGAAAGCTACCTTTATACCATTTTGATGTTTATAGATTAGGTAGTATAGATGAACTTTATGATCTAGGCTATGAAGAGTATTTTTATTCTAATGGTGTAACTATTGTTGAATGGGGAGATAAAGTATTAGATTTGCTGCCTAAGGATAGAATAAATATTAAGATAGAGAAAGGGAAGAAGTTTCAGGATAGGATAATATATATATATGGAGAAGGTAATAGGACAAAAGAGATAGTTAAGGAGATGAACATAAATTGA